One Alcaligenes ammonioxydans DNA segment encodes these proteins:
- a CDS encoding plasmid recombination protein translates to MRDVIAEASREPQACLHVPRPRRPNLLHCPSLADLEAEVGAIHARSTDAAGRRLRKDASVLLAGVASYPRGGMEYSYWKQSAVEWLQTEFGGRLRSVVEHIDEAHPHLHFYVVNPDGGNVKELHPGFRAAKGAQTPKEQRHAYNTAMRAFQDRFWEDVAGPSGLARLGPGRQRMSRAQWTRVKFGLPAQAALLQRAREITRGTGERDRQLRSFAEKTMLEAQALIKQLEAREARILELEARHGLGIQGVHPEEPEQS, encoded by the coding sequence GTGCGCGACGTGATTGCTGAGGCCAGCCGCGAGCCGCAAGCCTGCTTGCATGTGCCGAGACCGAGGCGACCCAACCTGCTGCATTGTCCCAGCCTGGCTGATCTGGAAGCGGAAGTTGGCGCCATACATGCGCGCAGCACTGACGCAGCTGGTCGCCGTTTGCGAAAGGATGCGTCCGTCCTGCTGGCCGGAGTGGCGTCGTATCCACGTGGCGGCATGGAATACAGCTACTGGAAGCAAAGCGCCGTGGAGTGGCTGCAAACGGAATTCGGTGGTCGCCTTCGGTCTGTTGTCGAGCACATCGATGAGGCGCACCCGCATCTCCACTTCTATGTCGTCAATCCTGACGGTGGCAACGTCAAGGAATTGCATCCCGGCTTCCGTGCGGCAAAGGGCGCTCAAACACCCAAGGAACAGCGCCATGCCTACAACACGGCAATGCGCGCATTTCAGGACCGATTCTGGGAGGACGTTGCCGGTCCGTCTGGACTCGCTCGTTTGGGGCCGGGTCGCCAGCGCATGAGTCGTGCGCAATGGACGCGAGTGAAGTTTGGGCTGCCGGCGCAGGCCGCGCTGCTCCAGCGTGCGCGAGAGATCACGCGTGGGACGGGCGAACGAGACCGCCAACTGCGTTCATTTGCCGAGAAAACCATGCTGGAGGCGCAGGCCCTGATCAAGCAGCTGGAAGCGCGTGAGGCCCGGATTTTGGAGCTGGAGGCGAGGCATGGCTTGGGCATTC